In Carassius gibelio isolate Cgi1373 ecotype wild population from Czech Republic chromosome B19, carGib1.2-hapl.c, whole genome shotgun sequence, one DNA window encodes the following:
- the LOC127979753 gene encoding nucleoporin SEH1 isoform X1, translating to MFVAKSIAADHKDLIHDVSYDFHGRRMATCSSDQSVKVWDKGDDGEWHCTASWKTHSGSVWRVTWAHPEFGQVLASCSFDRTAAVWEEIVGESNDKQRGQSHWIKRTTLVDSRTSVTDVKFAPKHMGLMLTTCSADGVVRIYEAPDVMNLSQWSLQHEISCKLSCSCISWNPSSSRAHPPMIAVGSDDSNVTYSGKVQIYEYNENTRKYAKAETLMTVTDPVHDIAFAPNLGRSFHVLAIATKDVRIFKLIPMRRESANSSGATKFEVQVMAQFDSHNSQVWRVSWNITSTLLASSGDDGCVRLWKANYMDNWKCTGILRGDGSPVNGSSGHAVALNAVGVPGAAQMVVGAASAGRKKAQLMPG from the exons ATGTTCGTGGCGAAGAGCATCGCAGCGGATCATAAAGATCTGATCCACGATGTTTCTTATGACTTCCACGGTCGGAGGATGGCGACCTGCTCCAGCGATCAGAGCGTCAAG GTCTGGGACAAAGGTGACGATGGAGAATGGCATTGCACTGCTAGCTGGAAG ACTCACAGTGGATCGGTGTGGAGGGTGACGTGGGCGCACCCTGAGTTCGGTCAGGTGCTGGCGTCCTGCTCCTTCGACCGCACCGCAGCTGTTTGGGAGGAGATCGTCGGAGAATCCAATGACAAACAACGGGGACAAAGTCACTGG ATCAAGAGGACCACGCTGGTGGACAGCCGGACGTCAGTGACCGATGTGAAGTTTGCACCGAAGCACATGGGCCTGATGCTGACCACCTGCTCTGCCGACGGCGTGGTGCGCATCTACGAGGCTCCTGACGTGATGAACCTCAGCCAGTGGTCACTGCAGCACGAGATCTCCTGCAAGCTGTCCTGCTCCTGCATCTCCTGGAACCCCTCCAG TTCTCGAGCCCATCCTCCAATGATCGCCGTGGGCAGTGACGACAGCAACGTCACGTACAGCGGCAAAGTGCAGATCTACGAGTATAACGAAAATACCAG GAAGTATGCCAAAGCAGAGACGTTGATGACTGTGACTGACCCGGTTCATGACATCGCCTTTGCTCCTAATCTGGGGAGATCCTTCCATGTGCTGGCTATAGCCACCAAAGACGTCCGCATATTCAAACTCATACCTATGAG GAGAGAGAGCGCCAACAGCTCTGGTGCCACTAAGTTTGAGGTGCAGGTGATGGCTCAGTTTGACAGTCATAACTCTCAGGTGTGGCGCGTGAGCTGGAACATCACCAGCACTCTGCTGGCCTCCTCCGGAGACGACGGCTGTGTGCGCCTCTGGAAAG CTAATTACATGGACAACTGGAAGTGCACGGGGATCCTGAGAGGAGACGGCAGCCCAGTGAACGGCTCTTCTGGACACGCTGTGGCTCTGAACGCGGTGGGCGTCCCTGGAGCCGCTCAGATGGTTGTTGGAGCTGCTTCTGCTGGCAG aaaaaaagctcAGCTGATGCCAGGCTAA
- the LOC127979099 gene encoding E3 ubiquitin/ISG15 ligase TRIM25-like isoform X1: MAEARFSHDQFSCSVCLDLLKDPVTIPCGHSYCMSCIKQCWNQEDEKRVYSCPQCRQTFRPRPALKKSTMLAEVVEQLKKTELQTAVPAGPRDVKCDVCTGRKQKAVKSCLVCLNSFCQNHLEQHENLFRGKRHNLMDATKYLKKMICSKHKKLLDIFCCSDQRCICMLCMVDKHKNHDTVSTAAERKEKQKHLGDTQRKYQQQIKKRNKKCRELREAVEIHKQSAQTAVEDSERIFGKLISSIKRRRSEVTQMIRDQEKTVVSRAETLIKQLEKEIDQMRSIDDELEQLSQTHNDIHFLQSYLSLPVPPGSPDVPKINERSFDKVGKSVSRLRQELEDFCTEEIEKLSGQVRRIQIIPPPGHVIKKKLFLVTIKQQILEEEQSTF, from the exons ATGGCTGAAGCCAGGTTTTCTCATGACCAGTTCAGCTGTTCAGTGTGTCTGGATCTACTGAAAGATCCAGTGACTattccctgtggacacagttactgtatgagCTGCATTAAACAATGTTGGAATCAAGAGGATGAGAAGAGAGTCTACAGCTgccctcagtgcagacagaccttcagaCCAAGACCTGCTTTAAAGAAAAGCACCATGCTGGCTGAAGTGGTGGAGCAACTGAAGAAGACTGAACTCCAAACTGCCGTTCCTGCTGGACCTCGAGATGTGAagtgtgacgtctgtactggaagaaaacaaaaagcaGTGAAGTCCTGTTTGGTGTGTCTTAACTCTTTCTGTCAAAATCACCTTGAACAACATGAGAATCTCTTCAGAGGAAAGAGACACAATTTAATGGATGCCACTAAATACCTTAAGAAGATGATCTGcagtaaacataaaaaactgCTGGACATTTTCTGCTGCTCTGACCAGCGTTGTATATGTATGCTCTGCATGGTGGACAAACACAAAAATCATGATACTGTATCAACTGCAGCAGAGAGGAAAGAGAAACAG AAGCACTTGGGTGATACACAGAGAAAATACCAGCAGCAAATTaagaagagaaataaaaaatgtagggaGCTGAGAGAAGCTGTGGAGATTCACAAG CaatctgcacagacagcagtggaggacagtgagaggatctttgGTAAGCTCATCAGCTCCATTAAGAGAAGACGCTCTGAGGTCACACAGATGATCAGAGATCAAGAAAAGACTGTAGTGAGTCGAGCTGAAACACTTATAAAGCAACTGGAGAAGGAGATTGACCAAATGAGGTCCATAGATGatgagctggagcagctttcacaaaCACATAATGACATCCATTTCCTCCAG AGTTACCTGTCTCTCCCTGTTCCTCCTGGTTCTCCGGATGTTCCCAAAATCAATGAGAGGTCTTTTGATAAAGTAGGAAAATCAGTGTCTCGGCTGAGACAGGAATTGGAGGATTTCTGCACAGAGGAGATTGAAAAGCTATCTGGTCAAG
- the LOC127979099 gene encoding E3 ubiquitin/ISG15 ligase TRIM25-like isoform X2 produces the protein MAEARFSHDQFSCSVCLDLLKDPVTIPCGHSYCMSCIKQCWNQEDEKRVYSCPQCRQTFRPRPALKKSTMLAEVVEQLKKTELQTAVPAGPRDVKCDVCTGRKQKAVKSCLVCLNSFCQNHLEQHENLFRGKRHNLMDATKYLKKMICSKHKKLLDIFCCSDQRCICMLCMVDKHKNHDTVSTAAERKEKQKHLGDTQRKYQQQIKKRNKKCRELREAVEIHKQSAQTAVEDSERIFGKLISSIKRRRSEVTQMIRDQEKTVVSRAETLIKQLEKEIDQMRSIDDELEQLSQTHNDIHFLQSYLSLPVPPGSPDVPKINERSFDKVGKSVSRLRQELEDFCTEEIEKLSGQVRCIQIIPPPGHVIQKKLFLVTIKQQILEEEQ, from the exons ATGGCTGAAGCCAGGTTTTCTCATGACCAGTTCAGCTGTTCAGTGTGTCTGGATCTACTGAAAGATCCAGTGACTattccctgtggacacagttactgtatgagCTGCATTAAACAATGTTGGAATCAAGAGGATGAGAAGAGAGTCTACAGCTgccctcagtgcagacagaccttcagaCCAAGACCTGCTTTAAAGAAAAGCACCATGCTGGCTGAAGTGGTGGAGCAACTGAAGAAGACTGAACTCCAAACTGCCGTTCCTGCTGGACCTCGAGATGTGAagtgtgacgtctgtactggaagaaaacaaaaagcaGTGAAGTCCTGTTTGGTGTGTCTTAACTCTTTCTGTCAAAATCACCTTGAACAACATGAGAATCTCTTCAGAGGAAAGAGACACAATTTAATGGATGCCACTAAATACCTTAAGAAGATGATCTGcagtaaacataaaaaactgCTGGACATTTTCTGCTGCTCTGACCAGCGTTGTATATGTATGCTCTGCATGGTGGACAAACACAAAAATCATGATACTGTATCAACTGCAGCAGAGAGGAAAGAGAAACAG AAGCACTTGGGTGATACACAGAGAAAATACCAGCAGCAAATTaagaagagaaataaaaaatgtagggaGCTGAGAGAAGCTGTGGAGATTCACAAG CaatctgcacagacagcagtggaggacagtgagaggatctttgGTAAGCTCATCAGCTCCATTAAGAGAAGACGCTCTGAGGTCACACAGATGATCAGAGATCAAGAAAAGACTGTAGTGAGTCGAGCTGAAACACTTATAAAGCAACTGGAGAAGGAGATTGACCAAATGAGGTCCATAGATGatgagctggagcagctttcacaaaCACATAATGACATCCATTTCCTCCAG AGTTACCTGTCTCTCCCTGTTCCTCCTGGTTCTCCGGATGTTCCCAAAATCAATGAGAGGTCTTTTGATAAAGTAGGAAAATCAGTGTCTCGGCTGAGACAGGAATTGGAGGATTTCTGCACAGAGGAGATTGAAAAGCTATCTGGTCAAG TGAGATGCATCCAGATAATTCCTCCCCCAGGACATGTGAtccaaaaaaagctttttttagtcacaataaaacaacaaatccTCGAGGAAGAACAGTGA
- the LOC127979753 gene encoding nucleoporin SEH1 isoform X2 codes for MFVAKSIAADHKDLIHDVSYDFHGRRMATCSSDQSVKVWDKGDDGEWHCTASWKTHSGSVWRVTWAHPEFGQVLASCSFDRTAAVWEEIVGESNDKQRGQSHWIKRTTLVDSRTSVTDVKFAPKHMGLMLTTCSADGVVRIYEAPDVMNLSQWSLQHEISCKLSCSCISWNPSSSRAHPPMIAVGSDDSNVTYSGKVQIYEYNENTRKYAKAETLMTVTDPVHDIAFAPNLGRSFHVLAIATKDVRIFKLIPMRRESANSSGATKFEVQVMAQFDSHNSQVWRVSWNITSTLLASSGDDGCVRLWKANYMDNWKCTGILRGDGSPVNGSSGHAVALNAVGVPGAAQMVVGAASAGRYFFPHLDSPRTGSRLAHLLPPPSLIETVYEPDPSHAPQLRHRNAASSIQPAEHD; via the exons ATGTTCGTGGCGAAGAGCATCGCAGCGGATCATAAAGATCTGATCCACGATGTTTCTTATGACTTCCACGGTCGGAGGATGGCGACCTGCTCCAGCGATCAGAGCGTCAAG GTCTGGGACAAAGGTGACGATGGAGAATGGCATTGCACTGCTAGCTGGAAG ACTCACAGTGGATCGGTGTGGAGGGTGACGTGGGCGCACCCTGAGTTCGGTCAGGTGCTGGCGTCCTGCTCCTTCGACCGCACCGCAGCTGTTTGGGAGGAGATCGTCGGAGAATCCAATGACAAACAACGGGGACAAAGTCACTGG ATCAAGAGGACCACGCTGGTGGACAGCCGGACGTCAGTGACCGATGTGAAGTTTGCACCGAAGCACATGGGCCTGATGCTGACCACCTGCTCTGCCGACGGCGTGGTGCGCATCTACGAGGCTCCTGACGTGATGAACCTCAGCCAGTGGTCACTGCAGCACGAGATCTCCTGCAAGCTGTCCTGCTCCTGCATCTCCTGGAACCCCTCCAG TTCTCGAGCCCATCCTCCAATGATCGCCGTGGGCAGTGACGACAGCAACGTCACGTACAGCGGCAAAGTGCAGATCTACGAGTATAACGAAAATACCAG GAAGTATGCCAAAGCAGAGACGTTGATGACTGTGACTGACCCGGTTCATGACATCGCCTTTGCTCCTAATCTGGGGAGATCCTTCCATGTGCTGGCTATAGCCACCAAAGACGTCCGCATATTCAAACTCATACCTATGAG GAGAGAGAGCGCCAACAGCTCTGGTGCCACTAAGTTTGAGGTGCAGGTGATGGCTCAGTTTGACAGTCATAACTCTCAGGTGTGGCGCGTGAGCTGGAACATCACCAGCACTCTGCTGGCCTCCTCCGGAGACGACGGCTGTGTGCGCCTCTGGAAAG CTAATTACATGGACAACTGGAAGTGCACGGGGATCCTGAGAGGAGACGGCAGCCCAGTGAACGGCTCTTCTGGACACGCTGTGGCTCTGAACGCGGTGGGCGTCCCTGGAGCCGCTCAGATGGTTGTTGGAGCTGCTTCTGCTGGCAG GTACTTCTTCCCTCATTTGGACTCCCCCCGAACGGGATCTCGCCTGGCCCACCTCCTGCCTCCCCCCTCTCTCATCGAGACAGTGTATGAGCCTGATCCGTCCCACGCTCCTCAGCTCCGTCATCGAAACGCAGCCAGCAGCATTCAACCCGCCGAACATGACTGA